One Bacillota bacterium genomic region harbors:
- a CDS encoding cation-translocating P-type ATPase: MSALRERVEHVWHSLGPAEVASVLETSLVTGLSSREAERRLGRNGPNEIRQVKRVSALRMLVGQFGDFMVLVLVAAAGVSLALGETADALAILAIVTLNGVLGFLQEYRAERSLEALKELAAPSARVIRGGVLAEVKAREVVPGDLLVVGVGDRIPADARLVDAMALEAEESALTGESLPVSKRADVLLPAATPLADRRNMVFTGTVVTRGHGKALVVATGMDTEIGRIAHLMQEEKDDKTPLQQRLEHLGRTLVLVCVGTCALVSAVGVLRGEGLVEMFLAGVSLAVAAIPEGLPAIVTIALALGVQRMSGRNAIVRRLPAVETLGCTTVICSDKTGTLTRNEMTLTEFDLVGRVIGVTGTGYSPHGQFVEAGRPLDPTRDDHLSLALRIGLYCNNAKLTLGGRVVGPEVVMRPGLARPTRRGSQDRWGILGDPTEGAFVVAAAKAGMFRHWPPGKQHPTLLHEIPFDSDRKMMTAIYENPAGAGTIGYVKGAPEVVAGASSFIYTAGRVSPMTAHDRELILLKSSKMASRGLRVLALGYRELPRPWSFHETGQLGKAVETNLVFVGLAGMVDPPREDVKRAIKLARGAGIRTVMVTGDHAGTALAVARSLELSEEGGRAITGQELDRMSDEALSHSLGSTVVFARVSPEHKLRIVRTLRAQGHIVAMTGDGVNDAPALREADIGVAMGMSGTDVTREAAAMVLADDNYATIVAAVEEGRGIYDNIRKFIRYLLACNAGEVLAMLIAVLAGLPLPLVPMQILWMNLVTDGLPAIALGVDPVDPDVMTRRPRRPKEGVFSRGLGLKIASQGVFIGVCTIAAFLTSLFLHGDLTEARTVAFTCLVMAQLFYVFHCRSEYRSVVEMNPWSNPYLVGAVLVSTAMQLAAVYWPALQEVFHTTALDGLGWLLVLVFSGWSSALAIVARKARRALWRRIHVVRA, from the coding sequence GTGAGCGCCTTGCGGGAGCGCGTCGAGCACGTCTGGCACAGCCTGGGGCCTGCCGAGGTGGCGTCGGTTCTGGAGACGAGCCTCGTCACCGGCCTGTCGTCAAGGGAAGCTGAGAGGAGGCTGGGCCGGAACGGGCCCAACGAGATTCGACAGGTCAAGAGGGTGTCCGCTCTCAGGATGCTTGTCGGGCAGTTCGGCGACTTCATGGTGCTCGTCCTCGTAGCGGCGGCGGGAGTCTCCCTGGCGCTCGGGGAGACCGCCGACGCGCTCGCGATTCTCGCCATAGTCACGCTCAACGGCGTGCTCGGGTTCCTGCAGGAGTATAGGGCGGAGCGCTCCCTCGAGGCCCTCAAGGAGCTCGCGGCGCCCTCGGCGCGCGTCATCAGGGGCGGCGTGCTCGCCGAGGTGAAGGCCAGGGAAGTCGTGCCGGGCGACCTCCTAGTGGTCGGAGTGGGGGACCGCATCCCGGCGGACGCGCGCCTAGTCGACGCCATGGCGCTCGAGGCGGAAGAATCCGCCCTGACCGGCGAGTCGCTCCCAGTGTCGAAGAGAGCGGACGTGCTCTTGCCGGCCGCCACACCCCTTGCGGACAGGCGGAACATGGTGTTCACGGGGACCGTCGTGACCCGGGGCCACGGAAAAGCCTTAGTGGTAGCAACGGGGATGGACACCGAGATCGGCAGGATCGCCCACCTCATGCAGGAGGAGAAGGACGACAAGACCCCCCTTCAACAGCGACTTGAGCACCTAGGTCGCACGCTGGTGCTCGTTTGCGTTGGCACGTGCGCCCTGGTTTCCGCGGTAGGGGTGCTGCGTGGGGAGGGTCTCGTAGAGATGTTCCTAGCAGGGGTCAGTCTTGCGGTCGCGGCGATCCCCGAGGGCCTCCCCGCGATAGTGACGATCGCGCTTGCTCTCGGAGTACAGCGCATGAGCGGCCGAAACGCCATCGTGCGCCGCTTGCCCGCGGTCGAGACCCTGGGCTGCACCACCGTTATATGCTCCGACAAGACGGGCACCCTCACGCGGAACGAAATGACCTTGACCGAGTTCGACCTGGTGGGGAGGGTCATAGGCGTCACCGGCACCGGGTACTCCCCTCACGGTCAGTTCGTTGAGGCTGGAAGGCCTCTAGACCCGACTCGCGACGACCACCTCAGCCTCGCGCTGCGGATCGGTCTTTACTGCAACAACGCCAAGCTCACTCTGGGAGGACGCGTCGTGGGGCCGGAGGTAGTCATGCGACCGGGTCTTGCACGCCCGACGCGCCGGGGGTCTCAAGACCGGTGGGGGATCCTGGGCGACCCCACCGAGGGCGCATTTGTGGTGGCGGCGGCCAAAGCCGGCATGTTTCGCCATTGGCCGCCTGGAAAGCAGCACCCGACGCTCCTGCACGAGATCCCGTTTGACTCCGATCGCAAGATGATGACCGCCATCTACGAGAACCCCGCAGGCGCCGGCACAATCGGGTACGTCAAGGGAGCGCCGGAGGTCGTGGCCGGCGCGTCGAGCTTCATTTACACCGCAGGACGGGTGAGTCCGATGACCGCGCATGACAGAGAGCTCATCCTCTTGAAAAGCTCCAAGATGGCCTCGCGCGGCCTGCGAGTCCTTGCCCTCGGGTACCGCGAGCTGCCCAGGCCATGGAGCTTCCACGAGACCGGCCAGCTTGGGAAGGCCGTTGAGACGAACCTCGTGTTCGTCGGGCTTGCGGGAATGGTGGATCCTCCGCGGGAAGACGTGAAGCGGGCGATCAAACTAGCCCGCGGCGCCGGCATAAGGACTGTGATGGTCACAGGGGATCACGCTGGTACAGCCTTGGCAGTAGCCCGGTCCCTGGAACTCTCTGAGGAGGGCGGCCGGGCCATCACAGGACAAGAACTCGACCGCATGAGTGACGAGGCTCTTTCTCACTCCCTGGGAAGCACCGTGGTGTTCGCGAGAGTGTCACCTGAGCACAAGCTTCGGATAGTGCGGACGTTGAGAGCTCAAGGCCACATCGTTGCGATGACCGGCGACGGCGTGAACGACGCGCCCGCCCTCAGAGAGGCGGACATCGGCGTGGCCATGGGCATGTCTGGCACGGACGTGACCCGAGAAGCCGCTGCCATGGTGCTCGCCGATGACAACTATGCCACGATCGTGGCGGCGGTGGAAGAGGGACGAGGAATATACGACAACATTCGCAAGTTCATCCGCTACCTTCTCGCCTGCAACGCCGGCGAGGTGCTCGCGATGCTCATCGCGGTTCTGGCGGGTCTGCCCCTGCCCCTGGTGCCCATGCAGATCCTCTGGATGAACCTGGTCACGGACGGGCTTCCAGCCATAGCCCTCGGTGTGGACCCTGTGGACCCCGACGTCATGACCCGCAGGCCGCGTAGACCGAAGGAGGGCGTCTTCTCTCGAGGGCTGGGGCTGAAGATCGCGTCCCAAGGTGTGTTCATAGGTGTATGCACCATCGCCGCGTTCCTGACATCGCTTTTCCTCCACGGTGATCTCACGGAGGCGCGCACCGTGGCGTTTACGTGCCTCGTCATGGCACAGCTCTTCTACGTGTTCCACTGCCGGTCGGAGTACCGGTCGGTGGTGGAGATGAACCCGTGGTCAAACCCTTACCTGGTCGGAGCCGTGCTGGTATCGACGGCGATGCAGCTCGCCGCCGTATACTGGCCCGCGCTTCAGGAAGTCTTCCATACGACCGCGCTCGACGGTCTGGGCTGGCTCCTCGTGCTGGTGTTCTCCGGCTGGTCCAGCGCCCTCGCGATCGTGGCTCGCAAGGCTCGACGCGCGCTCTGGCGGAGGATACACGTCGTCCGAGCCTAG
- a CDS encoding NFACT family protein yields the protein MMTFDGIVMAAVAAELAGSLEGARVDAVYQPGKLDVLLIARRLGKSVRVVMSAEASCARVHLTRAERENPAFPPAFCMLLRKHLVGARIARVEQRNLDRILEIGFMGPYDDPPKTLVVETMGRHSNIILVDDGSGLVLDSVKHVTPAVSRVRQVRPGVPYVPPPSQGKLDPLLVSAEEFMEELARFTRACPDLGCDEFLTRVFTGIGRDSAAVIASHAAAREGEGRGGATRGLDGSPLECVDLDSAKRLWEEFSRAMTRVRERDFSPCAGFARETREVAWISVIGPPAAAPPDAQGQVAELRQMREGRDADGSAYRLRPGSSQEDQEEAIVFPMVGALLDYAFAPREKAVTLAGASAEVSHAVATALERLRRKLAAQEAEIAQAEQADELRRAGELIAANAQLIERGRSTAQVVDYFDPELRKVEVVLDPRLSPQENAQEYFKKYSRAKRRLAAAREHLEHTRAELAYLEQVSTTIEQAESVEALEGIRRELAEQGYLASPRRERPITPKGRVASGPLSFSVDGHEVLVGRNNAENDALTLRLAHPEDIWLHARGVPGAHVVIRVGPLGPRGISDAVLLRAAEIAAYYSKARAASKAAVDYTLRRHVRKPRGARPGMVVYDHEKTIMAAPRPPA from the coding sequence ATGATGACGTTCGACGGAATCGTGATGGCCGCGGTGGCCGCGGAGCTCGCCGGGTCGCTGGAAGGAGCGAGGGTGGATGCCGTCTACCAGCCGGGCAAGCTCGACGTCCTCCTCATTGCGCGCCGTCTCGGCAAGAGCGTGCGAGTGGTCATGTCTGCCGAGGCATCCTGCGCACGCGTGCACCTGACGCGCGCGGAACGTGAGAATCCGGCATTTCCTCCCGCGTTCTGCATGCTCTTGCGGAAACACCTCGTGGGCGCGAGGATAGCTAGGGTGGAACAGCGAAACCTCGATAGGATCCTGGAGATCGGTTTCATGGGACCTTACGACGATCCGCCGAAGACTCTCGTCGTCGAGACAATGGGAAGGCACAGCAACATCATTCTCGTCGACGACGGGTCCGGACTCGTGCTTGACAGCGTCAAGCACGTCACTCCCGCGGTGAGCCGGGTGCGGCAAGTTCGCCCTGGGGTGCCGTACGTTCCTCCGCCGTCTCAGGGGAAGCTCGATCCTCTCCTGGTGTCCGCGGAGGAGTTCATGGAAGAGCTCGCGCGCTTCACCCGCGCCTGCCCGGACCTAGGCTGCGATGAGTTTCTGACCCGTGTCTTCACGGGCATAGGACGCGACTCGGCCGCCGTCATCGCGTCCCACGCCGCCGCCAGAGAGGGCGAAGGGCGTGGTGGCGCGACGCGGGGACTCGATGGGAGCCCGCTTGAGTGCGTGGACCTCGATTCAGCAAAGCGCCTGTGGGAGGAGTTCTCTCGGGCCATGACCAGAGTGCGGGAGCGCGACTTCTCTCCGTGCGCGGGGTTTGCCCGCGAGACACGCGAGGTGGCCTGGATATCTGTGATAGGCCCCCCTGCGGCGGCACCGCCGGACGCCCAGGGGCAGGTCGCGGAGCTGCGCCAAATGCGGGAGGGGCGCGACGCGGATGGGTCCGCGTACCGTCTTCGTCCAGGGTCATCCCAGGAGGACCAGGAGGAAGCGATCGTTTTTCCCATGGTGGGAGCCTTGCTCGACTACGCGTTTGCCCCGCGCGAGAAGGCCGTGACGCTGGCTGGCGCGTCAGCAGAGGTGTCGCACGCAGTCGCGACGGCTCTGGAGAGATTGCGACGCAAGCTCGCGGCTCAGGAGGCGGAGATCGCGCAAGCGGAGCAAGCCGACGAGCTCAGACGGGCGGGCGAGCTCATTGCGGCCAATGCCCAGCTCATCGAACGGGGTCGCTCCACAGCGCAGGTGGTGGACTACTTCGACCCGGAACTCCGCAAGGTGGAGGTGGTGCTCGATCCTCGCCTCTCGCCTCAAGAGAACGCCCAGGAGTACTTCAAGAAGTACTCGCGCGCGAAGAGGCGCCTTGCCGCGGCGCGGGAGCATCTAGAGCACACCCGCGCTGAGCTTGCGTACCTGGAACAAGTATCGACCACGATCGAGCAGGCTGAGTCGGTGGAAGCCCTGGAGGGCATACGCCGGGAACTGGCTGAGCAAGGATACCTCGCTTCGCCAAGACGCGAACGCCCCATCACACCAAAGGGCCGTGTCGCCTCAGGGCCTCTCTCTTTCTCCGTGGACGGTCACGAAGTGCTTGTCGGAAGGAACAACGCTGAAAACGACGCCCTCACTCTGAGACTGGCGCATCCCGAGGACATCTGGTTGCATGCGAGGGGAGTCCCCGGGGCTCACGTGGTAATCAGGGTCGGACCCCTCGGTCCGCGAGGGATTTCCGATGCCGTCCTGCTTCGTGCGGCGGAGATAGCCGCGTACTACAGCAAGGCGAGGGCTGCATCCAAGGCTGCGGTGGACTATACTCTTCGCCGGCACGTGAGGAAGCCACGAGGCGCTAGACCTGGGATGGTCGTGTACGATCACGAGAAGACCATCATGGCGGCTCCCAGGCCTCCTGCGTGA
- a CDS encoding PRK06851 family protein yields the protein MKSHGRGWIKRVFPGANTPDGFFSFYDHVIRPDANKVVIVKGGPGVGKSTLMRKIGQRFVDMGYDVEFLCCSSDNDSLDGVTVQDLGLALIDGTAPHVVDPKNPGAVDEIMNLGEFWDEKALRACKREIMEANAEVSRHFQRAFRYLKEAKIIHDDWEACSVEALDIGCTNCMAEAVKRDVFGDMPVSPAPGRARRLFASAFSPDGPVHHLRTIVDRLPRRYIVTGEPGTGKSTLVRKVGDAAIERGLDVEFYHCPLDPSKVDHVVIPSLGVALVSSAWPHAFDSSKELDRTVEMNAALDEEVAGRYREIAASAEERFHQALERATEFLHKAKLVHDDMQAYYVRSMDFAAVDRLCEQVLARMLDLERDAAGRASAG from the coding sequence ATGAAGTCTCACGGCAGAGGATGGATCAAGAGAGTATTCCCCGGAGCGAACACGCCCGACGGGTTCTTCTCGTTCTACGACCACGTGATCCGCCCCGACGCCAACAAAGTCGTGATCGTAAAGGGCGGCCCTGGGGTGGGAAAGTCAACTCTCATGAGGAAGATAGGCCAGAGGTTCGTCGACATGGGATACGACGTGGAGTTCCTCTGTTGTTCCTCTGACAATGACTCGCTCGACGGTGTGACAGTGCAGGACCTCGGCCTCGCGCTCATCGACGGCACGGCCCCGCACGTCGTGGACCCCAAGAACCCCGGCGCCGTGGACGAGATCATGAACCTCGGTGAGTTCTGGGATGAGAAGGCGCTGCGCGCGTGCAAGCGCGAGATCATGGAAGCGAACGCCGAGGTCTCTCGCCATTTCCAGCGGGCATTCCGTTATCTGAAAGAGGCTAAGATCATCCATGACGACTGGGAGGCGTGCTCTGTCGAAGCGCTGGACATCGGTTGCACTAACTGCATGGCGGAGGCGGTCAAACGCGACGTTTTCGGGGATATGCCTGTATCTCCCGCCCCCGGTCGGGCGCGGCGCTTGTTCGCCAGCGCGTTCTCTCCCGATGGCCCGGTGCACCATCTCCGCACGATCGTGGATAGGCTCCCGCGCAGGTACATTGTTACGGGCGAGCCCGGGACCGGGAAGTCCACCCTCGTGCGCAAAGTGGGTGACGCAGCCATTGAACGCGGCCTCGACGTCGAGTTCTACCACTGCCCCCTGGACCCTTCGAAGGTGGATCACGTGGTGATCCCCTCCCTGGGGGTGGCCCTTGTAAGCAGCGCGTGGCCACACGCTTTCGATTCTTCCAAGGAGCTCGACAGAACCGTGGAGATGAACGCGGCTCTCGACGAGGAGGTGGCGGGGAGGTACCGCGAAATAGCCGCGAGCGCTGAGGAGCGTTTCCACCAGGCGCTTGAGCGGGCCACTGAGTTCCTACACAAGGCGAAGTTGGTTCACGATGACATGCAAGCGTATTACGTGCGGAGCATGGACTTCGCCGCCGTGGATCGCCTTTGCGAACAGGTGCTCGCACGCATGCTCGACCTCGAGCGGGATGCTGCCGGCAGGGCTTCGGCCGGATGA
- the purB gene encoding adenylosuccinate lyase, protein MIERYTYPEMKHLWEPENRYRKWLEIEILACEGWASVGRVPAEAVEVIREKARFDLARIREIEAIVDHDVIAFLTNVAENVGLEARYIHMGMTSYDVVDTALSLLLRDAADIIIRDIRKVTDVLVEKAREHKNTPMIGRTHGVHAEPITFGLKLAVWVAEMRRNLARMQRAREVVSVGRISGAVGTYASMDPRVEEYVCSKLGLEPAKASTQVLSRDRHAEYVATLAIIAGSLEKFATEIRGLQRTEVFEVQEPFRPGQKGSSAMPHKRNPIVSERITGLARVMRGYAVAALENTPLWHERDISNSSVERVILPDATILTDYMLRKFAEVMEGLVVRKDRMRTNLELTDGLVFSEAVMLALVGRGLSREHAYALVQRNAARAWDEGLNFKELVFGDPEITAVLKPAELEECFDLSRHLAHVDDILRRVGI, encoded by the coding sequence GTGATAGAACGCTACACGTACCCTGAGATGAAGCACCTTTGGGAGCCGGAGAACCGCTATAGGAAATGGCTCGAGATCGAGATTCTTGCCTGCGAGGGCTGGGCGAGCGTGGGTCGGGTCCCGGCTGAGGCCGTGGAGGTCATCCGGGAGAAGGCCCGCTTCGACTTGGCGCGGATTAGGGAGATAGAGGCCATAGTAGACCACGATGTCATAGCGTTCCTTACGAATGTCGCAGAGAACGTCGGCCTCGAGGCGCGCTACATCCACATGGGCATGACATCCTACGACGTGGTGGACACGGCCCTGTCGCTACTGCTTCGCGACGCAGCCGACATAATCATCCGCGACATACGCAAGGTTACTGACGTGCTCGTCGAGAAGGCGAGGGAACACAAGAATACCCCCATGATCGGACGGACCCACGGCGTTCACGCCGAGCCGATCACCTTCGGGCTCAAGCTGGCGGTCTGGGTCGCGGAGATGCGGAGAAACCTCGCGCGCATGCAGCGGGCACGCGAGGTCGTGAGCGTCGGCAGGATCTCGGGAGCCGTCGGAACGTACGCGAGCATGGATCCCCGGGTGGAGGAGTACGTGTGCAGCAAGCTCGGGCTCGAGCCGGCGAAGGCCTCAACGCAGGTGCTTTCCCGAGACCGCCATGCCGAGTATGTCGCCACTCTCGCGATCATCGCGGGCTCTCTGGAGAAGTTTGCCACCGAGATACGAGGACTCCAACGAACCGAGGTGTTCGAGGTGCAGGAACCGTTCCGGCCGGGCCAGAAAGGCTCGTCCGCGATGCCTCACAAGCGAAATCCCATCGTTTCAGAGCGGATCACGGGCCTCGCGAGGGTCATGAGGGGATATGCGGTGGCTGCACTGGAAAACACCCCTCTCTGGCACGAACGAGACATCAGCAATTCCTCCGTCGAGAGGGTGATCCTTCCCGATGCGACCATTCTCACCGACTACATGCTCCGGAAGTTCGCCGAGGTGATGGAGGGACTCGTGGTCAGGAAGGACCGTATGAGGACAAACCTCGAGCTGACCGACGGCCTCGTTTTCTCAGAAGCGGTCATGCTGGCCCTCGTGGGGCGCGGACTGAGCCGCGAGCACGCGTACGCCCTCGTCCAGCGCAACGCCGCCAGGGCCTGGGACGAAGGGCTCAACTTCAAGGAGCTCGTGTTCGGAGACCCCGAGATCACCGCGGTGCTCAAGCCCGCTGAGTTGGAGGAGTGTTTCGATCTCTCGAGACACCTCGCTCACGTCGACGACATCCTCCGGCGTGTGGGAATCTAG
- the pyrE gene encoding orotate phosphoribosyltransferase: MRETRATTDGPQREITCTHDILAILKETGAYLSGHFKLSSGLHSPVYVEKFRLLERPELAEKVLSALAERFRGDGVEVVVGPTTGGIIVAYEVARHLRARAIFAEREGGRRVLRRGFTIAPGEKVLVVEDVVTTGSSVREVLDIVERSGGQTVGVGMIVDRSGGRVDFGVRTERLVRVEFGTYVPEECPLCKENVTLTDPGSRRLEPTPGNRCRSSTPPARQSIGGDNT, from the coding sequence ATGCGAGAGACCAGAGCGACAACTGACGGCCCACAGCGCGAGATCACGTGCACCCACGACATACTGGCCATACTGAAGGAGACGGGCGCGTACCTCAGTGGCCACTTCAAGCTGAGCTCGGGGCTGCACAGCCCGGTGTACGTCGAGAAGTTCAGGCTCCTCGAGCGCCCGGAACTTGCCGAGAAGGTGCTTTCCGCTCTCGCCGAGAGGTTCCGAGGAGACGGAGTCGAGGTGGTAGTGGGCCCAACGACGGGCGGAATCATCGTCGCCTACGAGGTCGCCAGACACCTTCGGGCGAGGGCGATCTTCGCGGAGAGGGAAGGGGGCAGGCGGGTGCTGCGTCGCGGGTTCACCATAGCCCCCGGCGAGAAGGTGCTTGTTGTGGAGGACGTCGTGACCACCGGATCCTCGGTCCGGGAGGTCCTCGACATCGTGGAGAGGAGCGGCGGGCAGACGGTGGGCGTGGGAATGATCGTGGACCGAAGCGGGGGGCGCGTGGACTTCGGCGTGAGGACGGAGCGGCTCGTGCGGGTGGAATTTGGGACTTACGTCCCAGAGGAATGCCCCCTATGCAAAGAGAATGTGACACTGACTGACCCGGGTTCAAGGCGCCTTGAGCCCACCCCGGGGAATCGCTGTCGGAGTTCGACGCCGCCCGCGCGTCAGAGCATAGGAGGCGACAACACGTGA
- the pyrF gene encoding orotidine-5'-phosphate decarboxylase, whose amino-acid sequence MDENGGIIVALDTHDPDAAETLVDRLMPDVSMYKVGMELFYSCGPSIVRRLAAVGARLFLDLKLHDIPTTVGRAAAALALPGVDIIDVHASGGSRMMREALAAVRRAASARGARSPKVVAVTLLTSIGEEEFSRELFPGRGAVIEEHVVRLARLAKECGLDGAVTSPLEVSAIRRACGDDFVTVVPGVRPMWARDTHDQTRCMTPRQAVLSGADYLVVGRPITQASSPKEAAARLLDEVREAKRDARDQSDN is encoded by the coding sequence GTGGACGAAAACGGCGGAATCATAGTGGCCCTGGACACACACGACCCGGACGCTGCTGAGACGCTTGTGGATCGGCTCATGCCGGACGTCTCCATGTACAAAGTCGGCATGGAGCTCTTCTATTCCTGCGGCCCGTCGATCGTGCGACGGCTGGCCGCCGTAGGTGCGAGGTTGTTCCTCGACCTGAAACTCCACGATATCCCAACGACCGTTGGACGAGCGGCGGCGGCGCTCGCCCTGCCCGGAGTGGACATCATCGATGTGCACGCCTCGGGCGGGTCGAGGATGATGAGGGAAGCCCTTGCGGCGGTGCGCCGCGCCGCGAGCGCGCGGGGCGCCCGCTCCCCGAAGGTCGTGGCCGTAACCCTCCTCACCAGCATAGGAGAGGAAGAGTTCTCCCGGGAGTTGTTTCCGGGGCGCGGAGCCGTCATCGAGGAGCACGTGGTGCGCCTGGCGCGCCTCGCAAAGGAGTGCGGGCTGGACGGCGCGGTGACGTCGCCGCTCGAGGTGAGCGCCATACGCAGGGCCTGTGGCGACGATTTCGTGACCGTCGTGCCGGGCGTGCGGCCCATGTGGGCGCGCGACACGCACGATCAGACGCGGTGCATGACGCCACGCCAGGCCGTCCTCTCCGGGGCGGACTACCTCGTGGTTGGGAGACCGATCACACAGGCTTCCTCGCCCAAGGAGGCGGCGGCAAGGCTGTTGGACGAGGTGAGGGAGGCGAAACGAGATGCGAGAGACCAGAGCGACAACTGA
- a CDS encoding dihydroorotate dehydrogenase electron transfer subunit: MERGQSAPAALLSRVLENRQVAPGCYLMRIENEHVARCTLPGQFVHVRLPGTSLDPLLRRPFSVCGTCPDDRDFSIVYQVVGRGTTLLSTLCPGDELDVLGPLGRGFEMPRARIGREDGGIATREARVGELDAEARLDGRTQACAGRVVLVAGGLGIAPLAMLADALCRAGEGLVLIAGARNAETLRGLLSLVHASGLGRSGLSESATGRETCGTERAAAPGASEADGGRGFGPQDACPTFEALTVTEDGSMGGRGLATDVLRDVLARGRVTCVYASGPAGMLREVARLSEAFGVRAQVSLEERMACGIGACLGCVVRAKGKGSSGAPSYLRVCADGPVFWVEEVDLVASG; encoded by the coding sequence GTGGAACGTGGTCAGTCGGCGCCCGCTGCGCTGTTGTCGAGGGTGCTGGAGAACCGACAGGTGGCGCCCGGGTGCTATCTGATGCGGATTGAGAACGAACACGTGGCACGTTGCACGCTCCCGGGACAGTTCGTTCACGTTCGCCTTCCCGGGACCTCCCTTGATCCCCTGCTGAGGCGTCCATTCAGCGTGTGCGGGACTTGCCCGGACGACCGCGACTTCTCCATCGTTTACCAAGTTGTGGGAAGGGGGACGACGCTGCTCTCGACCCTCTGCCCTGGCGACGAGCTGGACGTGCTGGGGCCGCTGGGCAGGGGCTTCGAGATGCCAAGAGCACGCATCGGCCGAGAGGACGGGGGGATCGCGACACGCGAAGCACGCGTGGGCGAGCTCGACGCGGAGGCCCGACTCGACGGCCGGACGCAAGCGTGCGCCGGGCGTGTGGTGCTTGTGGCAGGGGGGCTGGGCATAGCTCCACTGGCGATGCTGGCGGATGCCTTGTGCCGTGCGGGCGAGGGCTTAGTGCTGATCGCAGGGGCGCGTAACGCGGAGACCCTTCGTGGCCTCCTGAGCCTCGTCCACGCTTCCGGCTTGGGGCGTTCTGGGCTATCGGAGAGCGCGACTGGGCGCGAAACGTGCGGTACGGAACGCGCTGCGGCGCCCGGTGCGAGCGAGGCGGATGGCGGACGCGGCTTTGGCCCCCAGGACGCGTGCCCCACGTTCGAGGCGCTCACAGTGACGGAGGACGGCAGCATGGGTGGGCGCGGCCTGGCTACGGACGTCCTTCGAGATGTGCTTGCGCGCGGGCGCGTGACGTGCGTGTACGCCTCCGGACCCGCCGGGATGCTCCGGGAGGTTGCGCGGCTCAGCGAAGCGTTCGGCGTCCGCGCTCAGGTCAGCCTGGAGGAGCGCATGGCTTGCGGCATCGGAGCGTGCCTCGGATGCGTGGTGCGTGCGAAAGGGAAGGGATCGTCCGGGGCTCCGTCGTACCTTCGCGTGTGCGCAGACGGCCCGGTGTTCTGGGTCGAGGAGGTGGACCTCGTTGCCTCCGGCTGA
- a CDS encoding dihydroorotase, with product MKLLLKGGRVVDPRNRLDGTMDVLIEAGKIVSVGAGTDAPTGTGEIDEIDARGKLVLPGLIDMHVHLREPGREDEETIETGTLAAVRGGFVAVACMPNTDPPIDTAAAVSFVRSRARECGHARVLPVGAITKGCDGAELAEIGELSRAGAVAISDDGRPVASSRIMRYAMEYASTFGLPVISHSEDLELSAGGAMNEGYWSTRLGLPGIPAAAEEIMVARDIILAELTGARLHIAHVSTAGSVELVRRAKERGAAVTCEVTPHHLALTDEAVAGYDTNTKVNPPLRSRRDVEALRAGLLDGTIDAVASDHAPHTREEKEVEYELAAPGMIGLETSLPVVFTELVKPGVLTLQQLVDKMSYGPARILGLDWPGIVPGACANLTLLDPDASFVVDPAAFASASRNTPFAGRRLSGKVVATIVDGVLSFDARTAA from the coding sequence GTGAAGCTACTGCTTAAGGGCGGGCGCGTGGTGGATCCACGAAACCGCCTCGACGGAACAATGGACGTGCTGATAGAGGCGGGGAAAATAGTTTCGGTCGGCGCCGGCACCGACGCTCCCACGGGCACAGGGGAGATAGATGAGATCGACGCGCGTGGAAAACTGGTGTTGCCCGGTCTCATCGACATGCACGTACACCTTCGCGAGCCGGGGAGGGAGGACGAGGAAACCATCGAGACCGGAACCCTCGCGGCGGTGAGGGGCGGGTTCGTGGCCGTGGCGTGCATGCCCAACACGGATCCACCCATCGACACGGCAGCGGCGGTGAGCTTCGTGCGGTCGAGAGCGAGAGAATGTGGGCATGCGAGAGTCCTTCCGGTGGGGGCCATCACGAAAGGCTGCGACGGAGCGGAGCTCGCCGAGATCGGTGAGCTGTCTCGAGCTGGGGCAGTGGCGATTTCCGACGATGGGCGTCCTGTTGCGAGCTCCAGAATCATGCGTTATGCGATGGAGTACGCCAGCACGTTCGGCCTCCCGGTGATATCCCATTCGGAGGACTTGGAGCTGTCAGCGGGAGGTGCCATGAACGAGGGCTACTGGTCCACGCGTCTGGGACTCCCGGGGATCCCGGCTGCCGCAGAGGAGATTATGGTGGCAAGGGACATAATCCTCGCTGAGCTTACGGGAGCGAGGCTCCACATCGCCCACGTGAGCACCGCGGGGTCGGTCGAGCTCGTCCGGCGCGCGAAGGAGAGAGGCGCGGCGGTGACGTGCGAAGTCACGCCTCACCACCTCGCCCTGACGGACGAAGCCGTGGCGGGGTACGACACGAACACAAAAGTGAATCCCCCCTTGCGCAGCCGTCGCGACGTGGAGGCGTTGCGCGCCGGCCTCTTGGACGGGACCATCGATGCCGTCGCGTCGGACCACGCTCCCCACACCAGGGAGGAAAAAGAGGTGGAATACGAACTTGCCGCGCCTGGAATGATCGGGTTGGAGACGTCCCTGCCGGTTGTGTTCACCGAGCTGGTGAAGCCGGGCGTTCTCACCTTGCAGCAGCTTGTGGACAAGATGTCCTACGGCCCGGCAAGGATCCTGGGTCTCGACTGGCCGGGAATCGTGCCTGGGGCTTGCGCCAACCTGACGCTGCTGGACCCTGACGCGAGCTTCGTGGTGGATCCAGCTGCTTTCGCCTCGGCTAGTCGCAACACACCGTTCGCCGGCAGGAGGCTCTCTGGAAAGGTGGTCGCGACCATTGTCGACGGGGTCCTGTCCTTCGATGCGCGGACCGCAGCGTGA